DNA from Bradyrhizobium japonicum USDA 6:
GGTCGAGATTCACCCGGTTTCTGGCTTGTCGGTGGCCAAGGCATCTATCTCGTGCATAACGGCGCCAGGCCTCGGGGCAGCGTGACTCTGGCCTACGCCAACGAATGCGACCCGCTCAAAGTGCCGGCCCAAAGTTGGTTGGGTATCAAGCGCGCCATCTTCGGCGATAACGATGGGAGGGAATTCGTCGATCTGGTGATGATCGGCACGGCCGTCGATGCCGGCGCCGACGTCGAGGTGACCTTCGAGCCCGACACGATGACGGTGGCTGTCGTCGAAAAAGGAACGGCGAGCATACGACTGCAATCGCCGCGCATCCGGGACAAAAATGACACGGCGTCAGGACGCAGTTGTCGGGTTTGAGTCTGAATCTCGGCTAAGGACCAGACGCGGTATCTTGGCCCGCTACTCTCTCCAAGCCCTGCACATCGTCGTCCTCCCAGTCCTCCCATTCCACGTTGTTGGTTTCGAGATAGCGGGCGACGGCTACGCCGATTGTCGGGAAGAAGTAATGCTCTCCAAGCTGCGCGAAGAGGCCAAATCTTTTCAGCTTGTCCTTCACGGGATCTTTGAGTTCGGCAAAGCAAAACTCTATGCCTTGCGCGTGCAACGATCGGTCCAGTTCGGCGACCACGTCGCAGGCGGTGACGTCTACGCTCGTGACCGGCTCCGCGGCAACAACTAGCCAATGCACGGGTGTTGGCGATGTCGCTACGGCATCCAGGACGCGTTCCCTGAAGAATTCGGCGTTGGCAAAGAACAGAGGTGCATCCCAGCGAAACAGGACCAGCCCGGGGACCCGGCGCGCATCCGGATATCGTGTGATGTCGTGATAGCCTTTGACGCCGTAGGCGCGCCCCAATATTGCGGAGTGTGGGCGCCAACCGTCCCACAGGAACTCGATGATGGCGATTGCGATCGCAAGACCAATTCCTGGAATGACTCCGAGCACTGCTACACCGACAAGGCAGACGATGGCCAGCCAGAATTCCCAGCGTTGAATGCGATAGATTCGCTTGAGGTCGGCAACTTCAATCAACCCAATCGCCGATGCGATGACGACGGCGGCCAATGCGGCGGTGGGCAAATGTTGAAGCAGGCTCGGCGCGACCAGGAGGAGCAACGCGATGGCAAGCGCGCCTACGACGCTGGTGAGTTGAGTGCGGGCACCGGCGGCTTCCGCAACGGGTGTCCGTGAACTACTGCTGCTGATCGGGAAGCCCTGGAAAAATCCCGTCGCCAGATTGGCGGCACCGAGCCCGACCATCTCTTGGTTGGGATCGACCCGAGACCCCAATCGCGCAGCGTAGGCACGTGAAAGTACGCTCGTATCGGCAAACGAAACCATCGCTACTGCACAACCGCCGATCAGCACCGGGATGAGATCGCTGGAGGTGATCCATGGGACAACGAAGCCCGGCAGGCCCTGGGGAAGGGGGCCCAGCACCTTGACGCCGTATTGCGTCCCGAGATCAAGCACCCCGACGACGAGCGTGGCCCCAACGACCGCGATCAGAAGGCCCGGTACCCGCTTGTTGTTCCCGAGAAGCAGGATCACGATCAACGTGGCGAGGCCAATCGCGAACGCGACCCAGTTTATCTGCCCCCCAAGGATCGCGCTGACAATCGCCCACAGGCTTCGCAGTGGCCCCTCGCTCTCGATGGAAAAGCCGAAGAGCTTGGGCAGCTGGCTGATCAATACGGTCAGGGCAATTCCGTTCATATACCCGTAGCGTATCGGCTTCGAGAGAAGCTCGGTGATAAAGCCAAGGCGCGCGACACCTGCCAGGACACAGACCGTCCCTGAGACAATCGCCATCATGCCCGCGAGTGTCACGGCCCGCAGGGGATCGCCCTGAGCCAAGGGAGCGATGACTCCAAGGAGTATTGCCGCCAGCGCCGAGTCGGGTCCGAGGACGAGAATGCGGCTTGGGCCGAACAGCGCGTAGGCCAGCAGCGGCACGATCGTTGCGTACAAGCCGTAGATGCCCGGCAGGCCCGATGCAGTTGCATAGGCAATGCCGACCGGGACCAGCATTGTCGCCAGGACGATGCCGGCGAAGATATCGTGCGGAAGCGATGCTGCCTCATATTGACGGAGAGTGTCGAACCCGGGCAACCAGCGCTTCATTGATGGTCTCTTCCAGCCCGCATCGAGCAAGTTTGCCCCGCAGGATGTGATGGACCGATCAGGCTATTACGCCCGCAGCAGGCTGAACAGTGGCCCGGCGCTATGGCCGAAGCAGCACAGCGGGCCATGAGTGCCAGCCGGCACCAAGTCTTCCCTGCGCCCTCTTCACGGAAGAGGGGAAGGACCAAAACCGAACTCGGACGTTTCATGCCGCGAGAATGGCGTTCATTCGCGGCTGTTCGAGCGGCCCGCACCTCCGTTCACAACCCTGTTATTGCGACCTGTGGCGCCCGTTGTCTCAACTGGGCGTTTTGCGCCTGTTGTTGTACCCTTGGTGAGACAACTGCTGGGGTCGCGAGGAGGAACTGACATGGCCATGGTCGTACTCAACCGACGCTATCTCCTCGCCGCCGGCGGCTCGGTCCTGGCGGCCGGGATGTCCGGGCTCCTGTTGCCTGCCCGCGCGGACGGCCTCGCACCGACCGAGTCGATGTCGGGTGGCGCGAACAACTACCGCAAGGGCGCGGCGATCGTGGACCGGATCGGCAAGGGCGGCTTCTGGATGAGCGGCACCGTACGCCGCGCAGGCGACGGGGCGCCGCTCGCCGGGCAGCGCATCCAGATCTGGGCGCACACGACCGAAGGGCAGGAGCACGAGCCGCAGAGTCATGGCGCCACGCTCAGCGACAAGGACGGCAAGTTCCGGCTCGAGATGCCGCAGATCATTCCGATCTTCGGCCAACCGCATGGTCACCTCGCCTATGACAGCGGTGAGTTCAAGACCGTCTTCCTGCGGCCGGTGATGCGGAGCGCGAAGGAGACGAGCCTGGAAGCGCACTTCGTCCTGCAGCCGGCCTGACCGGGTTGCGAATGAAGGGGTGGAGACTGGCCCGGGTGATCCTAATCTGGGTCGCCCTTGCTTTGGCCATTGGCGTGCCGATCGCCGCGGCAGCGGCAAGCGAGCAGCTCGCATGGCGCGGTCCGCTCTACATCCTGGCCGGGTTTGCGGGGATTGTTGCTCTCGGCCTCGTGCTCGTTCAGCCCCTGCTGATCGGCGGATATCTGCCGGGATTCCCGGCCTATCGCGGACGGCGCGCGCATCACTGGATCGGCGGCGCGCTGGTCGCAGCGATCGTGATCCATGTCGCTGGCCTCTGGATCACCAGTCCGCCCGACATGATCGACGCGCTGACCTTCTCATCGCCGACGCTGTTCTCTCCCTTTGGCGTAACCGCCATGTGGGCCATCTTCGCGGTCGCGCTTTTGGCCGCCCTGCGCCGGCGATTGGGACTGCGACCGCGAACCTGGCGCTTCATTCACATGCCGCTGGCGATCGTCATCGTCGCAGGCAGCGTGGTCCATTGCCTGTTGATCGAGGGGACGATGGAGACGATCTCGAAGGCGGCGCTCTGCGCGCTCGTCCTCGCGGCAACCGTAAAAGCCATGATCGACCTGCAGGTGTGGCGAAAGCGAAGGACGTTGCGCGGCGAGAGCACTGCGCCGCAGTGACATGGCTGCGCGTAGATGGCCGCGCGTAGGATGGGTAGAGCGAAGCGAAACCCATCGCACTGTGTCTGCGCGGAAGCACGATGGGTTTCGCAAGCGCTTTACCTACGAAACTTTTGCTGACCGCCTTGTTCAAACACGTTCG
Protein-coding regions in this window:
- a CDS encoding ferric reductase, translating into MKGWRLARVILIWVALALAIGVPIAAAAASEQLAWRGPLYILAGFAGIVALGLVLVQPLLIGGYLPGFPAYRGRRAHHWIGGALVAAIVIHVAGLWITSPPDMIDALTFSSPTLFSPFGVTAMWAIFAVALLAALRRRLGLRPRTWRFIHMPLAIVIVAGSVVHCLLIEGTMETISKAALCALVLAATVKAMIDLQVWRKRRTLRGESTAPQ
- a CDS encoding DUF3085 domain-containing protein, producing MKLTFPHARLKALWNEAVRQWPVAVRAMNGRDSPGFWLVGGQGIYLVHNGARPRGSVTLAYANECDPLKVPAQSWLGIKRAIFGDNDGREFVDLVMIGTAVDAGADVEVTFEPDTMTVAVVEKGTASIRLQSPRIRDKNDTASGRSCRV
- a CDS encoding SulP family inorganic anion transporter, producing MKRWLPGFDTLRQYEAASLPHDIFAGIVLATMLVPVGIAYATASGLPGIYGLYATIVPLLAYALFGPSRILVLGPDSALAAILLGVIAPLAQGDPLRAVTLAGMMAIVSGTVCVLAGVARLGFITELLSKPIRYGYMNGIALTVLISQLPKLFGFSIESEGPLRSLWAIVSAILGGQINWVAFAIGLATLIVILLLGNNKRVPGLLIAVVGATLVVGVLDLGTQYGVKVLGPLPQGLPGFVVPWITSSDLIPVLIGGCAVAMVSFADTSVLSRAYAARLGSRVDPNQEMVGLGAANLATGFFQGFPISSSSSRTPVAEAAGARTQLTSVVGALAIALLLLVAPSLLQHLPTAALAAVVIASAIGLIEVADLKRIYRIQRWEFWLAIVCLVGVAVLGVIPGIGLAIAIAIIEFLWDGWRPHSAILGRAYGVKGYHDITRYPDARRVPGLVLFRWDAPLFFANAEFFRERVLDAVATSPTPVHWLVVAAEPVTSVDVTACDVVAELDRSLHAQGIEFCFAELKDPVKDKLKRFGLFAQLGEHYFFPTIGVAVARYLETNNVEWEDWEDDDVQGLERVAGQDTASGP